ttTAACTGATATTGTATCCTGACTGaatgttaaagaaaaaagaagattaTTATAGTTATGGGATATGATATTAGtaccatatctatatctatactcccttataaaatatattagaaatctattttaagaaatttaagCAAATTTTTCAGTATCCCCATTTTACCCCtaactatctatactatattaataaacaaactaccctccccttttcaactctctacctttaaaatacccaaagtactcttaattttcaacacattcctaactcatatactaaatctacccaatattcCCGTAAAATATTTCACACCCATATTTATCAAATCTATCGACCTCCTTTATGAATTAATCTAAATttttccacctaatatctctataatatacttaataaagttatttacaaaagatacatcatttaaccataaaataattacactaccagatacgtcaattacttttagattaaggTCGGTGCTTATAAGGAGTCCTCCCTTGCGTCCCAATGCTTGAAGACGCTCGAAGACTATTGGCACCCGTCTTCTTTGTTGTTGCGTCCTCATCAAGATTCTTGGGGGAGAAGTTGGAGAACGCAAGGTTGTGGGTCCAGGCAGCaactttaatcttttttttgtctgttttatatatgtgtgggaTATATATAGGTGTATTTGTGTCTgtgagataaattataattaattgataatGTGACGAATAAGTTGTGAAGAAGTTGTCCTTATAGACAGTGAGGGGGAGTCCTAAATaatgtgatgctgatgtggcagAGAAGAAGCTCCAAGAAGATGTTACCGATAAGCACAGGCCAAATAACCACTTCTTTACCACCATCGtcactagcaccacccgttgccgccaccgccgccgcattgcgtgggtactcATCTCGTATTTGATAGATCTAACACATTTATGGTTAACTTACTTGTACAATACATTGTAACACTTACAGTAAATGAATCAATATCTATGGTACAATTATAATTTCCCTATAGTTTTAGTTAAGTCTTCTTTgaattaaatgttatatatactcgtaataattatatgtttataGTCGTATCATTCATCACCACATTTCACTTTAAACCGCCAAAGTATCTACAAAACAGAGTGTgcttgaaaaaagaaaaaaaaaaaaaatctgccAACATATCCCGccaaatataaaaagttttacATCAGGTTTGAACACTTTTTTCTATTGAATTTCATTATGTTTGGTATTTACTTTTAGTAAATGTGTATTTGACAAAGTTTGGTGTAAATGTTACTCGtataaaaagatacaaaaagTTTGGGCCCAAACCCGGAATTACAATGCTGACCATGGCGGGATCTTCAAAACTAGCATTCCAATCTCTTTGACAAAGTTTGGTGTAGATATAAGCGCTTCATTGTCACATTGTACTTGTTTTAATCACACATGGAATAATCTGGCAGAATTATATGTTACTCTATTTAATACATTTGCTAagggtattgttgttgttgttcttgtaaTAAAAATGTACCGatgacattttttattttgtatatgtacaGTTTCTTGGACGCTATGGGGCTCTTCAGGAGCAATCTGCCAAGGTGCCCTGCGGATCAACATTGCTCACAATGGGCTAAGAattatatgaaatattgtccGTGCGCCAGGAAGGATTGGATTTCACTGATATTGGGATTACTCAGTGTTGTAAGTTGGGGTGTTGCTGAGGTACCGCAGATCATTACGAATTACAAAGAGAAATCATCTGAAGGACTTGCCGTAGGCCTCCTTTTGACCTGGATACTTGGGTAATGTTACTATGTGATGTGTAGTCGATGATTTATAGTATTGTGCTATTATAAACCCGAGAAATATGATTCAGTCCAACTTTGGATTTGCCGTTTCATTAAACTAGCCATGCTTCGCTTTATAGTCTATTCTGCTATGTCAATAATATTATCTCTTAAATATTTGGCAGGGATCTCTTCAACGTATTTGGTTGCTTGCTAGAACCAGCTACCGTATGTTTTCTCTTCCTTTAAACTCTGATAAAACTGTCTCACATAAAGGTGTTTATATACCGTGCTCATGTGGAAATGCGATTTTATTGACAACAGGCAATATAAATGTACGTAGTATGATAATGGTAAGTGAAGAAGGAGCGTATGTAATTTGGGGACGATCAAGGTAGATATAGACAGAAACATGGGCAGAAAATTATATCTGCAAATAGAAATTCTTGAGATCGAGTGAATTATCTGAAATagaatatatagaaaattagCATTGTCAGATAATTTAAACTGAATCTTGTATTCTTGTTAGCGTTTCGGGTTGGAGgccatgtttttatttatagatgTTCATTCATGTTTCGTGTGTTTACTATGGTAGataactgttttttaatttatttttatcttcttAATTTGCAGCTTCCAACTCAGTACTATACGGCAGTGGTAAGCAATTTTAACCTATAAAATattctttatttgttttctGCTAGTAAGTTTGAATTGAACCCAAAATTGCTCTATTCATTGGTTTTTGGTGGGCATGCAGCTCTATTTGGTGACTACTTTAGCTCTCGCCTCCCAAGCAGCTTACTATGGTTACACGTCTAAGAGACAAGCCCATAAGGCAAGaatattcctttttttttcgttGTAAACTCTGTTTTACAAGTTCTTTCCGGACCATGTAGGTCAGTAGCTTACTCACGTTAACTTAGGACTGCATATAAACCCCTTATCAATTATGGATCAAGCTATGTTGTATTTTTGTAGAGAATGTGACTAATAAACAATCTATGTGTTATTCTTATGTAATGGAGGGAGTCTTAGTATGTTATAAAGTGTTTGTGATTAATAAAATGATGAGGTGccgaccaaaaaaaaaaagattaaaaaaaaatgcatgttTTTGTTCCTATCTAGACTGAGTCTGTAGACAATAAAAGATAATGCAGTCATGATAACTCAAAAGAGTTGAGGGTTCCTTTGCTTTCAAAGATGACTCCAAGTTTGGCAATTCCGTCTGCCGATGAGTATTCTTCCCCTGAAAGAGTATGCGACAGGTATACGTATTCCAGGGGagtaaatatatgaatataatttGCATGCTTGATTAATAGAAAATCATGCCAATGGAAAAGGATGCATctgacatacatacatatatcataaGTGTTAATCATACTCCTATTTATACTTCCACTCGCAGAGAATAATCATCCAGAATCATGATAATGCTCAAGAAGCCTTGATTGGTAGACAATTCCCACCTGCTTCAGAAACCAAGACTATGTTATGTGTGGTGAGTCATATACCACCGCACGGAAACTTTTGGGATACATAACTAATTAACTTGAAAACTTCAACCATCACTGAGCCTGTGAGGAATCTGTTCTTTATTTTTTCAGGTTTTTACAATGACAATTTTCCTCTGTACGTACAATATTCAAGTTGAAAAGAGCAGTTACCTCAGTTTAAATTCAAAAACTCAGCATAACGGAATTGTGATTCAAGTAGGAAGAAAGCTTTTACAGGTAGAAGGCCACGcttgtttatttagtttatttttagtCATACTGATTCAATTTGGTATCCTTTTTTCCAACACCAGTTTTATTAATAACTAAACCGGTTGAAAAAAATTCAACTGATTAATGAAAAAGCCGTTACATTGCTAGAAGTGGAAAAACAATTGAAGTAGAATATGCAATTGATTAGTAAAATATTTTGTTTGGTTTATCTCGATGAGGCATTCACAATTTTCTGCATTGTGTTTTTGTCAAGCCTAGTTATTATCCATACggagtagtttttttttttgaacagcagagAGATACCATTTTAAAAGTATCAACCACTCGAATATGTATCGTCTATAACTCAAATACTATTTCAATTCAATCACCAAAGTTTTGCCAACAGACACTGTCACATGATTTTTCCCTCACTTTATAACCTGAATAATAGGGATTAATAAGTTTAACCTAGCATTTGCTTTGCTTTTTATCTTATTGTAGCTATCGATATTGGTTGACAGTTGACTTCAGTGAATAGATATATGACTGTCTATATGTTTCCATTGCAGGCAAGTGGCAGTTTACTGGAAGGTAGTGATGGCATCAGGAGTATTGGAATCGGAACCTTCCTTGGATGGGGAATGGCAACTATTTACATTGGTGGGCGTCTTCCACAAATCTTCCTAAATGTAAAAATCTCCCCTTCTCTTGAAATTTACATGCgtacatgtgtatatatatagggaaaagtgaaggCGTGAGACAACACCACTCAACTTGGGTGAAATCTCActcacatgctaattttttaattaataaatatataatgcataAATAATGGGCCCcgtgatttttatggattaaaaaaattagtatgtgagagggaTTTCATCCAAGTTATGTGCCTAACAGCATCACCTTcactttcccatatatatatatatatttctccaTGTGTTTCCAGAAAGAACCATGTTGTTCATGTCAGTGTGGCAAAAAGTTATTCTGGTATTTTATTTCACAACCGAGAGTTTCATAATGAATATTTTGGGTTGACACATTATTGCTATGTTTCAGTTTATTGCAATGATCAATGTTATCGGCGAACAACCGTAACAATATGAAAGTAATATCTGTTCTTTTGGTCTTTATTTTGGTATGCTTGATTTAATACCAAATTCGATCAGTAAGCATGTCACACTATCACATCCCTCACTGGGTTTTGGTATTGGATATGTAGAAGTATACGCCGAGTCAATATGATAATAGACATAGTTTTTGGATGGTCTTGTTTGATGTAAAATGCAGTTTAGATATGCTTAACACCTTGTTAACTTGtttattgtttggatttaacTTATGCAGATCAGAAGGGGAAATGTTCAGGTAAGCATAAGCTTTTATCTTTACCCTATTCATTGGAGTTCCATttatcttttctattttatGTTCGGAATTTTCATCGTTGAGTCCAAGTCGACCAGCTGAACATTAAGGTTGCTTATCCATATCAAAAGGGCAATATGTTTTtggggtaaaaaaaaattcattctttttcttaTGAAATAATTCTCTTCTAAGACATACCAAAATGGGAATTAACTATAAACTCAATTGGTTAATTAAGTCATCTGAAATAGTTTCCAGTTGTGGCATCCTTATCCCACACCAAAAACAATCATGCACAAATCATTTGTGGTTAAGAGGGCCTCTTTATAGATGGCTAATAGTTTAGCCAACAAAAATCCCCCGTCAAGGAAAAAGGCATGCATATAACGATTACAGGGTCTCAATCCACAAATGTTTGTGTATACATATTGTATATAGTGTTTCATTTGTGTGTTCTTTATGAACTTGCAGGGTCTGAATCCACTAATGTTTATCTTTGCTCTTGTTGGGAACTCTGCATATGGGAGTAGTTTTAAAACTGTTTCTCAGGTCAATATAACCATGAAGACCTCCATGAGTATCAAAACGATGTAGTTTAAGAAAATTGTGAATAACAAAGCCATTAATAATGATCTTCTAGACTTGAAGCAGTACCTATACTTAAATTTTATATGTAGATTATATTTAGTTGAAATTAATCTTTACTATGATTCTATGCTTATCTACAGCATACTTGTGAGCAGCATGGAGTGGTCAAAAATAAATCCTAACCTTCCATGGGTGGTTGAAGCAACCGGATGTGTAATGCTTGATACTTTTGTATCCTTGAAGTATTTATTGTTTTGGTCTTTTAACAATGcatatcaacaaaaaaaatgcTAGACTTAGAAAAGCTTTTACAAGTACTTGTGACACCgattaaattaatttaacccttttctttttgttaattaGAGTATTAGACCATCTCACGTGACACGTGTTTGTTAACTAGTCTGTAAATTGTTTCTAAGTGTACCATTCTTTTTCAACAAGTTTTATAACATTTACAAAGTTTCGGTTCCGTAAGCATGTTGGTCCTTAATACTATCTTAGATTCTAATCCAGTTTGTCTACTTTCGCCATCGGAAGGACAAAGGTCTTGACATTAAGCATGAAGATTTGGAACCATGATTGGCGGAACTTGATCATCTGCTTCAACGGTTCAATTTGTACTAGCAAAAACATCCATAGTTATTATATAACTAAAGGAGTATAGCCGTATATGCCTAAAgcaaaacaaaggaaaaattaCAATTCAACTTTGTGgtcctttaattttttaaattaatcaatatGATAAAATCAGAATCAAACTTGTTTGCAATTTCGCTTTTTCTGATGTAACCCACCAAGTTGGATGCAAGAGTATCATCTAACACTTTGTAACGAAGTCGATTCTTGCATACTTTCATTGCTGACATTGCCCTCAGTTGTAAGTTAGTGTCAGGATGAGTGGAATCAATCTATCCACCAAGTAATAGTCTTCACACTCATTAGTTTCCACAAGACTTCTGCATATCAGCCAAAGTAAAAGCACATCTGAACTAATACTCGAACGAATTATCTCAAACGGTTCTTCAAGATAATCTCTGTACTTTGTCTTGCTATATATTTTCAATGTGGGCTGCCTGGTTTAATAAATTTTAACCAAAGACCACACCATCTCTGTGTTAGAACAACCAATATGCTTAAGGAATGAAACACAAATTTTTCCCATCATTTACTTTTTTCCGATTGTGGAATCCTTTAACTTTAAATGCATTTGTAGTCTAAACCGTGGCGTGCATTTGGTTTGTCATTATATacgtaaaaaataaaacaataaacagAATACTAATTAGATTTGATTACAAGATTAAAAGGGTAATGGGGAACCCTaaccccggtaccacaattggatatcCATCGACCCATCTCGTATaagccatatgatgccggtaaaatacctacatcctaatccccacatgatctaggcaccccgaaggatcgaacccgcgtatttaaacttaaCATATGAGtataggcttcattggtaacgggtaccttaaaagaattattttttttatctccaacggggatcgaacctgagaccttaaggtcaaACAATATAATCAAACCAAAGCATTAGCTTTTAGCAAAACATGTTTTGTTATGGTTAATTTGATTATGATAATTTAAAATGCATATTGTCAAAAAGTAATACCAAGCACCCTGTCGTTcctgaaaaaataataataataataataatttctaaGCAaccactacaagaaaaatgattTTAGGAGAGTAGCTATTTTTGGAGACAACATAATGTCGTCCCCATacatcactaaaacaaaaaaagaaattttttttttttttactttttcggTCAAAACACATTTGGAAACGAGTCGTCCCTAAGTTGTTGCAACAAATTAGTaatttcttttctatttatttataaatacaaaggagaaattaaaaagtattaaagtTTTAGAGACGACATTGCGTCTCAAATGTTTTTTCGATCATTTGACTATTTTTTTCACTccaagtgaaaatatttttctcaattttttttttgttttttaatcccACCAAATAAAATAATTGCCTCCAAAACTTTTATAGACAATAATGTCTTCCCCACAAGCTTTTCCCAAAAATCTTGTGTTATTCCGTTCccttcaaattaaaaaaaaaagtattcccttcaaaatattaatataacaaaaaaacattTGGTTATACAtgatatgttatatatgtttacataaCAATACATGTAATGGCCATGAGTTATACATGATCTATATGTGAGGATGTTGACTTATCAAGCATGAGTTTTATGCGGTATGCGTTCTAAGTATCAAGACGATACATAAGCCATAAATACAAATACCTATATATGTACTAAATATATGTACCTATGTAATACATATTATATCTACAAACATACGACTAAGGGGCAAGGGGTTAATTGGATTTGACCTAAATCGAAACTAAGTTGTATTGGGTTGGTAAGCCCACATAAGACAATGAACGAGGTTTAAGATCCAATAGGCGTATTCAAGTGAAAAACGAACACATATCGCTCGTTCACGTATTGGGCCCAAAAGGAACAAATACAAGAGTTCTATACATACTTGACCCATTAGGTCTAAACGAACACATAATTGGCTCATTAGGCCCATTCAAATATAGCCTGTTTGGCACAATGATACAATTGCTTAACGTATTGGACCCAATAGGCCCAAATACCAATTGACCCTCTTAAACTCAAAATATTGATTCAtaattgatgatatatattgatTGACATTGATTTAGTGGGAAGagaaaataaattcaaatggtattttgatatataaatccAGATTCAGAATTTATAAATCCGGATTCATGggtttataaattattttaatgaaatttgtTTGACAAAGACGAATGTATATTTCTCCGTTtcaggggaaaaaaaaatttaaaactttatgcCGTCGGATTAAATTTGGGATCTTTATTCCAATATATAAAACGAGCATGGTTCGTTAACTAATGTACCATAATTTTGAAGCATACataattttgcaaaaaataataTGCATATCTAATTATGAAGGGATCATGGATAATGATTTTGAACTTCGATGGTCATGTACGTTTTCAATAGTATGAACGAAATTGAACATGTTagaaaaagtttaaagaaataaaaataaaaataaaaaattcaattttttggGAGATCAAAAGTAAATACAAAATACAGCATCACTCACAATCTATATCATAGAAAACAATTTAACAAAAGCTTgaacttttatatttaaaaaaaattatatacattaattcCTAATTAATGTACGTATGGGTGTTTGTCTTAATGTGGGACGGGTTTGTGTTTAGACGTTCAGTATGTGATTGTCTAAAAAAACCTTTTCAGTAcataaagttaaaagttaataGTTTGTTGTTTTTCATGTATTCATTTGGGAAGACAGTTGTGTTCTATGCATTTTTAGAAGGCTTGTAAGTTAGAGAACTCTCCATACCCAATTAATATATACACTGTACTaactatatttaattaaaattaattacgAGTAACATGCAATTTCAAAATCTTAGCATACATGCATCCAATTAAATTAATGTACACTCCCTTAATCTCTGCCACATTCACTCTTTTATTCCCCTTAAATCACCCActcgaaaaagaaaaaaaaacccgcTCAATACATCTTCAATTCACAAACACACACTACAGTACATAAAAATGAATACAGAGCTTCAGAGAAAATCCGTGACACTGGAGGCTGGTGACGTTGAGTTACGCAAGAATGTAGATGACGACGGACGAGAAAAACGAACTGGTTGGTTGAAATCATGCAAAAACTTACAACGTgacatgtattttattttattgttttgataTATGTAGTTATAATCCTTAACTCCTTATATATGTGATGTTTTTGAAATCATCATTAGGAACCTTGCTTACGGGGATTGCACATATCATCACGGCTGTTATAGGATCAGGAGTGTTGTCTTTAGCGTGGGCTATTGCACAACTGGGCTGGATTGCTGGGACGGCTGTTCTCATCGGGTTTGCCATAGTTACCCACTATACCTCCGCCCTGCTGGCTGACTCGTATCGGACACCTGACCCGGTTTCTGGCAAACGTAATTACACATACATGGATGTTGTTCGGGCAAATCTAGGTATTCTCTTTTCCAaaatctatataattttttaacttttttttgtgtgtaaaaacaTGTTTAAATTATGATGGActgaaaagaaaattaaaagcaGCGGGTGGTGGATTATGTTAAATAAATGAGGAGGTATATAACAATGGGCTGAATAGATTGGTATAAGGCCTGTGCTTATAAGCGCCATCTTCTTGGAGCTTCTtcactgccacatcagcatcacattATTCAAGATTAACCTCAAGACACTCACTGTTTATAAGGACAACTTCTTCAGAACTTCTTCACTGCCACaacatcatttcttttatttttttataccaaaaaaacaccattcaaataaaatacttttattattaataacacTTTACAACTTTATTTAGAAAGTTAAAAGACTAAATTAATTTTAGGAggttatatttaaaatttttaaaactatcaaaattatTCATCAATGTAGTAATATTTGAGGGTTAAATTTGAAAATCAGATACATATATCACCACACATTCACAACCCCTTCGTCTTCATTAGTCGCCGGCCAAAACACAAAAGTCGATCCTCCACCTGCAAATCAACATACACCCACATAATACAgaaacatatacaaaaatatatctatatcattctcatacatacatatatatgtatagaaaccacaaaaaagaaaaaaaaaaaagaaacaaaaaacatatccGTGGCCCACCTCATGGCGTCTTCCAAATTCTTCACAGGGACGTTTTGTTCGGACGCACCTCGCTAGAAGATTGCTGCCAATAACGTCCAGCGTCCTATTACTCCAAGACACAACCGTGCGGACGCTTATAAGCACCGGCCTAAGTAACCTCATCAGAGATTTATTTTACTTGGTATATAAACGGTCAAACAGATACTTCTGGATAGTCCCTAATAACTATTCACGAAAGATTcaataaaagaaatttaaacaGAAAGTATTTCGCGTTAATTGACCCGCTTCAAACCCAACACCTACACATTTAGACCCAAACCAGTTTTGGAAACATTACCCGTCCTCCCTAACCCACTCACTTGGTCTATAGAGTTTGACCATAAAAGAGGAAAATAAGGGACAAGTATCAGCAAACTTACATTCTCATTGTCGTCACATGCAATCATATCACCAAACGAAACCTAAAGAGCAGagaaatatgattttattaaaatgcatgttttaatttatatacagTAGTACCATATGCCTTGTTATATAGATagcttaattatttttaataaaagtttgaatcatatattatatttataataaaagatataatacTATAAATAGAACACCATGGCAATTTATAAGTTGACATATTTAATCGAATATTGTTTCATCCTTGATTTGAATTCATCTATTGTTATCTATAACTAGACTTTTGGAGTAACACTACAAACATGTACCTGTTTAACCCGGTTAATTACGTTTTGACCCAAATCCATTTTGACCTAAAGTCATTTTGACCGGCCTGTCTTTTTTGACCCGTTTCCAtattttgatgatttatttgTTTCCTTAGTTATGGTTTATGCAATTAGGatataagggggtgtttggtaggagtgaatcaaagagaatagaaatgtaatagagaaggaatatagtgagaaagagaaggagtatttgaaaagagaatCGATTCCGTCGTTTGAACCaataacatatcaaaatatggccaataacaaccaaaatgtaccatgagccaatgtcaagagggacaactaggtttctaaccaaatCATCGTCATTCGCCCgggaatgacctaattaccttcaagacGTCCAAA
The Erigeron canadensis isolate Cc75 chromosome 2, C_canadensis_v1, whole genome shotgun sequence DNA segment above includes these coding regions:
- the LOC122587563 gene encoding seven transmembrane protein 1-like, whose translation is MGLFRSNLPRCPADQHCSQWAKNYMKYCPCARKDWISLILGLLSVVSWGVAEVPQIITNYKEKSSEGLAVGLLLTWILGDLFNVFGCLLEPATLPTQYYTAVLYLVTTLALASQAAYYGYTSKRQAHKRIIIQNHDNAQEALIGRQFPPASETKTMLCVVFTMTIFLCTYNIQVEKSSYLSLNSKTQHNGIVIQVGRKLLQASGSLLEGSDGIRSIGIGTFLGWGMATIYIGGRLPQIFLNIRRGNVQGLNPLMFIFALVGNSAYVYSILVSSMEWSKINPNLPWVVEATGCVMLDTFILIQFVYFRHRKDKGLDIKHEDLEP